A stretch of DNA from Micromonospora sp. WMMD1155:
TCGGGACGTTAACGAACATCACCCAGCGCCAGCTCAGGTAGTCGGTGAGCACGCCGCCGAGCAGCAGGCCAACGGTGGCGCCGAGCCCGGACATCGCGGCGTAGACACCCATCGCCCGGTTACGGGCGGCGCCCTCGGCGAACGAGGTCGCGATCAGTGACAACGCGGTCGGCGCGATGACGGCCGCGCCGAGGCCCTGCAGGACCCGGGCGGCGATCAGTAACTCCACGCTCGGGGCCAGGCCGCCCAGCAGGGACGCGCCGGCGAACACGGTCAGGCCGATCCGGAACACCCGCCGTTTGCCGTAGAGGTCGCCGGTGCGCCCGCCGAGCAGCAGCAGCCCGCCGAAGGCCAGGACGTAGGAGTTGACGATCCAGGACAGGCCGGAGGCGGACACCTCGAGGTCCCTCTGGATGCTCGGCAGCGCGATGTTCGTGATCGTGCTATCCAGCACGACCATCAGCTGCGCGGCCGCGATGACGATCAGCGCGAGGGCCGGATGGGTGGAGGTGCGCGGCGGAGCCGACTGTGCGGGGATGGACATCAGAAACTCCGAAACTAGACAGGTGTTGAGTTTTCGTGAGGCCGCGACAATATCTCAACGGTTGTCCAGTTTTTCAAGTAGGGATGTGCCGGCTTGTACGATCGGACGCCGACGTACGGAAGGTGCTGCACGATGACCGAGGCCGCCGCAGAGGCGCCGCAGGGTGAACGCAAGGGCGAGCGAACCCGGCGGCGCATCCTGGAGGCCGCTCGCGCCCTGTTCGCCGAGCTCGGCTACGAGCGCACCACGATCCGTGGGATCGCCGCGGCGGCCGAGGTCGACAAGTCGTCGATCCTGCAGTATTTCGGCAGCAAGCAGCAGCTGTTCCGGGCCGCGGTGCACTGGCGCATCCCGATCGCGGAGCTGACCGCCGACGATCCGGCGCAGAGCGTGCACAACTTCATGCACGGCATGCTGAGCAGCTGGGCCGCCGACCCGAACAGTCCGATGGCGGTGCTCGTGCGCGCGAGCATGACCAGCGAAGAAGCAGCCGAACTGCTGCGGCGTCACATCACCACCGAGGTCGTCGACGCGATCGCCGCGACCGTCGACGATCCGGAGGCCCACCTGCGCGCTTCCCTGGCCGGCGCCATGATGATGGGCATCGCCGCGCAGCGCTACCTGCTGCGGATGCCCTACATCGCCGACGCCGACCTCGACGACGTCCTGCGCCTGGCCGGCCCGGCCATTCGCAGCGTCATCGCCCCGCCAGCCTGACGCCTACGCGTCGGCGCCCAAGACCGCCGGCACCTGCTCGGCTGCAATGATGCTGAAGCCGTCTGATCGAACTGCTCTCGCTCACCCTGTCGGCAGCTGCGCGACGGCACACCGCGTCATGAAGCCCCCCGGCACGCAGCGTGGCGTGCCGGGGATCAGCGGCTGGCCTCACCGGCAAGGTGAATGCCGAGTCACCGAGCAACGAGGATCAGCGAGACGCGGCGCAGCGTGTCCCTGCGGTGAGACGCTGGTTGCCCTCACTGCGCTCTGCGACGATCAGCCCTTCGCTCTCATAGAGACGCAGAGCGGGGACCGCCATCGGGTACAGGCGGTGACCTCCCCCAGCGTCAGCAGATCCTCCGGGCTCGCCTGCTCGGAATGCCTGGCCGTCGTACGCATCAAATCCTCGCCGCGCCTTCTCGCCGTACGTAGAAACCTGAACCCACGATGGATCAATAGGTCAGCGTCGGGGCAGCCTTGCTCCACCGGCTGGTGTCGAGTTGGTCGAGCAGGAAGTTCGCCAGATCGGCGCGGCTGAGCCGCGACCCACCGGGCGGGTTCTTCCCGTCCTCGACCCGGAACCTCCCGGTGGCCGGCTTGTCGGTGAGGTAACCGGCGCGGACCAGAGTCCAGTCGAGCCGGCTAGACCGCACGATGTCCTCCATCACGCCCATGTCCTCGTACAGCTCACGCAGGAACAGCGGAATCATCAGCCGGAACCACCAGGGCAACCCGGGGTCCTTGGGCTCCACTCCGCCGGAGGAGACAACGATCAACCGCTGCACCTGCGCGTCCTGCAGCGCAGTGACTACCGCCTGGCCACCCTTGGAGTAGATGCCGTTCGGATTCCGGGCCGTGCTGCCGATCGCGGAGATCGCCGCGTCGTGCCCGGCGGCGATCTCCCGCAACGGACGGCCACCGGCCAGCACGTCGGCGGGTTGCAACGCGAGATCGGGATGTGACGGCAGCCCGTCGAGGTGGCGGGCCACTGCGGTCACCTGGTAACCGCGGTCGAGCGCGCCGGAGACCAAGAGGCGTCCGGTGCCGCCGCTGGCCCCGAAAACGATCAGCTTCATTCGAATTCCTCAACCTGGTGGGTTCATCGCGGGCAGGCCCCGGCAAGGGCGGAAGCCGCACCGGCAATCAAAAACTAGACAAGCGTTGAGATTAGTCAGGCACTTCCGGAGAAGCAACCTCGGCGCTCACCGCAGGCAGCGACATCACCCAGAGTGACCGGTGGCGCCGGGGAGCGTTCGGATCGTCGCGACCAGTCCGGGCTTTGCGGTCGGTGCAGGAATTGCGGGGCTGTCCGAGCGGGCAGGTCACCCGCGGATGTGCAGGTGCCTGGGTTACAGGATGCGGGTCAGCTCGTGCATCGCGGCGAACTGCGTGTCCGGACGTGGTGGTGGCAGACGCAGAACGTCATCGGCGTCGCGGTCGCGCTGTTGGCTGCCCAGCACGATCTCTGCGCGTTCGAGTGTCGGGTGACCAACGAAGGGGACGACGGCGTCGACTGGCAGATGCGGCGCTGCAACCAGGAGTTCCCGCAACTGTGGTGCCGCGGCGAGGCCCTGGAGGGCTGCCGGATGGCGGAGGTGACGCATCCCGAGGCATTCGGCCCGCGTCAGCATCGTGTTGGAGCCGAAGTCCGGAAGCCGCTCGACGGTGAGCATTTCCAGCCACAGCCACTGCAGTGCGCGCAACCGTGTCACCGCAGTGAGGTCGCTGAGCTTTCGCACCTGGCGCAGTGCCAGGTAGCGAAGTGTGAGGATCTGGGTGAGCCATTCGCTGTTCGTCAACGAGCCGAGGGTCAGCGCCAAGGCCTGTAGGTGTGGCAAGGCAATGACGGGCAGGACGTGGTCGACGGGGAGCCGCCACAGCGACAGGTCCCGCAGACCCGGGTTGGCGTGCAGCAGCTCGGGAAGACCACGCCGGTGCTCGACGACCCTCAGCCGGCGAAGCCGACGAAACTGGGCAACAGGAGCGAGGTTGAGAGACTTTCGGGTCTCGCCGATGTCAAGGAACTCCACATCAGCGCTCAACTGATCCAACGGGGCCAGATCGGTCAGGTGCCACAGGCCCGCGACACTGAACCGGCGAACATGTGGAAACCAACGCAGGAACCGCAGCGTCGCAAGATCGTCATCGAACCCGTAGACACGCAGTGGGACCATCGGCTGATCCACCAGGAGCGCGGCCACCGACCGATACTCGGCCTCGGTGAGCGGCTCACTGAACTGGACGACATCCGCATCACCCAGCCGGGCGCGGAGCTGCGTGACGTCGACCGGGCTCCGCACCTCCACGACACTGCCCACCCCAACATGATCCCGCACCACCTACCGCCCGCGGCAACCGGAACATGGTCGTGGTCTGGGCCGCCTCGGCAGATCCGGATACTCGGCGACGACCTGGAGGATCCAGAAGCATGGGTCCATGACCGAGCGCGTGAACTCCACCGGGCTGATCGAGCAGACCGGCAAGTGGCTGCTACCGGTCGGCGACGGCGTCGTGACACAGCTACGGATCGACTTTGCATTCACGCTCATAGTCGAGTCGTGGATCGAGATCCGCATCGAAACTGAGTTCTCCTACGGCGCACCCGGCGCCGAAAGCCGGTTCGACCCGTCGACGTCGACAGGTCTGGCACCGTTGCTCGACCGGCACCAGGCGCAGATCACGGCCGCCGAGATCCGCAAGGACGGTCGGTTGACTCTGACCTTCGCCGACGACGTAGTCCTCGTCGTCGAGCCGGACGATCAGTACGAGGCGTTCACTGTCACGAGTATGCCGCCGCCGGGATTCCGGGGATTCCGCTTCGTCGCTGTCCCCGGCCGCGGCCTCGCCCACTGGGTAGCCGAACACCGACAGTGATGCACACGCCTTCACGACCAGCGACATGAGCGGATGTCCAACGCCGACCTTGGACTGCATCCTCATTCAGTCCGGGGGCAGCGTGGGCGATTGCGCGGCTCGGTCACCGGGGAGTTGGCAGCCTGGCTCTGTTGACCCATGAA
This window harbors:
- a CDS encoding TetR family transcriptional regulator; the protein is MTEAAAEAPQGERKGERTRRRILEAARALFAELGYERTTIRGIAAAAEVDKSSILQYFGSKQQLFRAAVHWRIPIAELTADDPAQSVHNFMHGMLSSWAADPNSPMAVLVRASMTSEEAAELLRRHITTEVVDAIAATVDDPEAHLRASLAGAMMMGIAAQRYLLRMPYIADADLDDVLRLAGPAIRSVIAPPA
- a CDS encoding SDR family oxidoreductase, whose translation is MKLIVFGASGGTGRLLVSGALDRGYQVTAVARHLDGLPSHPDLALQPADVLAGGRPLREIAAGHDAAISAIGSTARNPNGIYSKGGQAVVTALQDAQVQRLIVVSSGGVEPKDPGLPWWFRLMIPLFLRELYEDMGVMEDIVRSSRLDWTLVRAGYLTDKPATGRFRVEDGKNPPGGSRLSRADLANFLLDQLDTSRWSKAAPTLTY
- a CDS encoding DUF6188 family protein; the protein is MTERVNSTGLIEQTGKWLLPVGDGVVTQLRIDFAFTLIVESWIEIRIETEFSYGAPGAESRFDPSTSTGLAPLLDRHQAQITAAEIRKDGRLTLTFADDVVLVVEPDDQYEAFTVTSMPPPGFRGFRFVAVPGRGLAHWVAEHRQ